From Rhodopseudomonas palustris:
GCCGGCGACCAGCGCGATCAGCGTCAGCTCGATCACCATCACGCTGTTCAGCATCCGCGCCGAGGCGCCGCAGGCGCGCAGCGTCCGCAGCATCGGCCGGCGCTGCTCGAAGGCGAGGCCGATCGCCGAATTGACGATGAACAGCCCGACCAGGAACGACAGCAGGCCGAACGCCGTGAGGTTGAGGTGGAAACTGTCGGTGAGGCGTTCGAGGTCGGTCTCGGTGTCGGGCTCGATCCGTTCGAGCCGGTCGCCGACGATCTCGCGCAGCGGCGTCCGCGATGCCGCCGGCTTATTGCCGATCAGTAGCCGCGACACCTGATCCTGCAGGCCGAGCAGCTTCTGCGCGAAGCCGATGTCGACCACCAGCACGCCCGGCGCGACTTCGGCTTGCGGCTTCAACGGCGGCAATCGGCCGCCATTGCTGATCGGCGGCGTCGCGCCCTCGGCCAGCTTCAGCGCCGCGAGCGTGTCCGGCGACAGCAGCGTCTGCCCGGGCGGCAGGATGAAGCCCTGCAGATTGGCGGTGCCGATCGCCGGCGCGGCGCTGGCTTCGACCGGCATCGACAGCGGCTCGATCCCGAGCAGCCGCAGCGTGCGCCCGCCGACCCGGATCTGGCCTTCCACCACCGGCGACACCGGCCAGCCGGCGCGGCGCAACTCGACGAACAGCGCTTGCGGAAAATGCTCGCCGCCCGGTGCGACCAGCGTCGCGGTGCGGGCGCCGCCGAGCGTCGCCGCGGCGCGGTCGTAGCTGGTGCGCGCCTGCGCGTTCAGCGCCTGCACGCCGCTCCACAGCGCGGTCGCCGAGATCAGGCCGATCAGCAAGGTGGCGAGTTGCAGCGGATGGCGTCGCCAATGGCTGAGCAGCACCGCGAGGATCCACAGCGCGCGCTTCAACGGATCAACCCGGCATGCAGATGCACCCGCCGGTCGAGCATTCCGGCGAGCCGTTCGCTGTGGGTCACCATCAGGAAGCCGCAGCCGGTGCGGCGGACCAGATCGGCGGCGAGCGCCAGCACGTCGTCGGCGGTGGCTTCGTCGAGATTGCCGGTCGGCTCGTCGGCGAGCAGCAGGACGGGCTTGACCGCGAGCGCGCGGCCGATCGCGACGCGCTGCTGCTGGCCGCCGGAGAGTTGCTCGGGATAGCGCTTCTGCAACGCGCCGAGCCCCAGCCGCTCGATCAGTTCGGCGTGCCATTGCGCGTCGTGGCGGCCGGCCAGCCGCGACTGAAACGACAGATTGTCGGCGACGGTGAGGCTCGGGATCAGATTGAACTGCTGAAACACCAGCCCGAGCCGCTCGCGCCGGAACGCCGCGCGCCCGGCGTCGGCGAGCCGCGAGATCGTTAGATCGCCATAGGCGATCTCGCCGCTATCGGGCTGGTCGAGCCCGGCGATCAGATGCAGCAGCGTGCTCTTGCCGCTGCCGGATTCGCCGGTCAGCGCCACGCTCTCGCCGGCGGCGAGCGCGAAATCCACGCCGCGCAGAACGGCGACGTTGTCCTGCCCCGAGCGATAGGATTTGGTCAGGCCGGCAACGGTCAGCATCAGGCGATGGTCCGCTCGGTGCGGCGCGTCATCGTGCCGTCCTGCACGAGCCGCGCGATACGATCGTCATGTGTCCTGCGAGAGTATCGCGCAGGCTCCGCGTCGGGCCGGTCATCCTGATGTCCCTGTGAACGATGTCCGGCCGATATGGTGACCGCGCGCGCGCGACTCAATGACCGGATGCCCGCTTGTTTGCACCGCAACGCAGTCGGGTGCGTCGTGCCTGCGGCATTCTGACAAATACGTGATTGCTTTCCCGCCTCATCGGCGGCAGCATCGCGACTGGCTCGCAACAAGGGCCGACAATAAGACGATGGACGGGAGACCCCGCTTGGACGGACAATCCACGCCGAAGGGCGCCTGGAGGATCACCTTCCTCCTGTTTCTGTTCATGGTGGTCAATTTCGCCGACAAGATCGTGGTCGGCCTCGCCGGCGTGCCGATCACCAAAGAGCTCGGCCTCACGCCCGAACAGTTCGGACTGCTCGGCTCGTCGTTCTTCTTTCTGTTCTCGACCACCGCAGTCATCGTCGGCTTCATCGTCAACCGGATCGACACTCGCTGGGTGCTGCTGGTGCTGGCGCTGGTGTGGTCGGTGGCGCAATTTCCGATGGTCGGCACTGTCAGCTTCACCACGCTGCTGATCTGCCGCATCGTTCTCGGCGCCGGCGAAGGTCCGGCCTTCGCGGTTGCGGCGCATGCGATCTACAAATGGTTTCCCGATCACAAACGGACGCTGCCGACCGCGATCCTGTCGCAGGGCTCGGCGTTCGGCGTGATCCTGGCGGTGCCGGCGCTGAACTGGATCATCGTCAATCATTCCTGGCACTACGCGTTCGGCGCGCTCGGCATCGTCGGGCTGATGTGGGCGGCGGCGTGGATCGCGCTCGGCCGCGAAGGGCCGCTGGTTCCGACCGCGGCGATGACCGCGGCCGAGACGCGGATTCCCTATGCGCGGCTGCTGACATCGCGCACCTTTGTCGGCTGCGTCGCGGCGACCTTCGGCGCGTTTTGGGCGCTGTCGCTCGGGCTGACCTGGTTCACCACCTACATCGTCAACGGGCTCGGCTTCAGCCAGCACGATGCCGGGTTGATCTCGATCACACCCTGGGTGTTCGGCGCACTCGTCCTGCTGCTGACGGGTTGGTTGTCGCAGTCGCTGATGGCGCGCGGCGCCTCCACACGGCTCGCCCGCGGCGTGCTCGGCGCGGCGCCGCTGGTGCTCGGCGGCCTGATCCTGCTGACGATGCCGTTCATCGACAACCCCACCGGGCAGATCACCGCGCTGGTGATCGGCGCGGGTCTGTGCGGAGCGATCTATGTCGTCTGTCCACCGATGATCGCCGAATTCGCGCCGGTGTCGCAGCGCGGCGCCGCGCTGGCGATCTACGGCGCGCTGTACACGCTCGCCGGCATCATTGCGCCGCTGGTGATGGGCAGCGTCGTCCAGAATGCCGCGTCGTTGAACGAGGGCTATCTCACCGGCTACATGATCAACGGCGCGGTGATGGTCGTCTCCGGCCTGCTCGGTCTGCTGCTGCTGTGGCCGGACACCGAGCGCGCGAGGCTGCTGAACGAACAGCCCGCGAGGATTGGACTACGTAAGCCGGCGTGATTCCTCGGCCGTCATGCCCGGGCTTGTCCCGGGCATCCACGTCTTCCGACCGATCAGCGCCGCAAGACGTGGATGGCCGGCACGAGGCCGGCCATGACGAGTTGAGGAGTTGAGGTGTCAGACTAACTCCCGATTCGCTCGTGTATCACTCAACGACTCGCGGTGTCGGTGTTGAACACCTCGCCCTCCGGCACCCAGCTCTTGCCGTCGAAACGGGCGATCTGCATCTGGGTATAAGGCGCGTAGCGGTCCGGCCGGGTCGAGATCGTGATGCCGGGCAGCAGCAGCGGCGCAGTGGTCGGCTTGATGTTGGTCGCCTGCTTCAGCAGGTTGTCGCGGGTGAGATTGTCGCCGCAGGCTTCCAGCGTCTTTGTCGTCATGTAGGCCGAGATGTAGCCGATCACCACGCTGCCGTCGGCGATGTCGCCTTTCGGAAACCACTTGGCGAGGAATTCCTTGAATTCCTTGACATCGGCATCGTTCTCGAACCGCGGATCGGTCGGCGTCTTCATGGCGAGCGCGGTGAGCAACCCGGTCGAGGCTTCGCTGCCTGCGGGTTCGAGCACGCCCTTGATCGAGCTGGCGACGCTCACGACGAAGTTGAGCGGTTTCCAGTTCAGCTCGTGGACCTTTCGGATCGCCTGGGCGCCGAATTTCGGCGTCGCCATCGTGAACAGCGTGTCGGCGCCCGAGGCCTTCAGCGCGACGATTTGCGAGTCGACGGTGGGATCGGTGACCTCGTAGGTGACCTCCTTGACGATCATCGTCTTGGCCTTGTCGCCGAGGCCTTCCTTCAGTCCCTTGACGTAGTCCTTGCCGGCGTCGTCGTTCTGCGAGAACACGCCGAGCTTGGCGTCGGGCTTGTTCTTGAGCAGATATTTCGCAAAGATCATCCCCTCCATCTGATAGGGAGGATAGAGCTGCGTGGTCCACGGGAAGGTCTTCGGATCGTCCCACTTCGCCGCACCCGTGGAGATGAAGATCTGCGGCACCTTCTTGCCGTTGAGATATTTCTGAGTCGCGGAATTGGTCGGCGTGCCGACGGTGCCGACGATCGCCAGCACCTCGTCCTGCTCGACCAGCTTGCGCGTCTGCTCCACCGTCTTCGGCGGCGAATAGGCGTCGTCGAGGCTGATCAGGTTGATCTTGCGGCCGTTGACGCCGCCCTTGGCGTTGATCATCGCGTAGTAGGCGGTCTGGACATGGCCCTGAATGCCGTAGGCCGACGCCGGCCCGCTGTAGGGCATGGTCTGCCCGATCTTGATCTCGGTGTCGGTGACGCCGGGGCCGTATTGCTTCTGGGCGAGCGCAGGCTGGGCCGCGGCGAGCGCAAGTAGTCCGGCTGCGAGCAGCACCGTGCGGGTGGGATGGATCCTGGCGGACGCTAAGCTGATGGACGCGAAGCTGATGGACATGGCGTTTCCTCGTTGTCGTTGAAAGCCGCACTCTGCGGTGCGGGCTGGCACGTCGGATCGTCCGAGCTGCGAAGGCACAACTCGGCGATCGGACCGACGCTCTCACGAGAAAGGGGATGGTTCAAACGGATTGCGCCGCGGCTTGCGAGCAACCGCAGTGCGGCAAATGCGTGCATTTCACGCAACGAAATTCGCGGCGCGCGCAATCGTCCCGATCGGCGCAATGCGCGGGCTTCGGGGATTTCGAGCATTCGCTCAACGCATGGCGGCAATCTCGTTGCCGACGTGGTGAGCCGCCTCGTTCGCGCAGCGCATCGCGCTGCGTTCGCCGGCGCCCCGGCGTCCCGCGACGGTGATCAGAGGTCGCGCTGCTCGTCGTCGCGATCGCGTTCCGGTGCGGCGATGTCGCCGGTCTCGTA
This genomic window contains:
- a CDS encoding MFS transporter, with the protein product MDGRPRLDGQSTPKGAWRITFLLFLFMVVNFADKIVVGLAGVPITKELGLTPEQFGLLGSSFFFLFSTTAVIVGFIVNRIDTRWVLLVLALVWSVAQFPMVGTVSFTTLLICRIVLGAGEGPAFAVAAHAIYKWFPDHKRTLPTAILSQGSAFGVILAVPALNWIIVNHSWHYAFGALGIVGLMWAAAWIALGREGPLVPTAAMTAAETRIPYARLLTSRTFVGCVAATFGAFWALSLGLTWFTTYIVNGLGFSQHDAGLISITPWVFGALVLLLTGWLSQSLMARGASTRLARGVLGAAPLVLGGLILLTMPFIDNPTGQITALVIGAGLCGAIYVVCPPMIAEFAPVSQRGAALAIYGALYTLAGIIAPLVMGSVVQNAASLNEGYLTGYMINGAVMVVSGLLGLLLLWPDTERARLLNEQPARIGLRKPA
- a CDS encoding ABC transporter substrate-binding protein; this encodes MSISFASISLASARIHPTRTVLLAAGLLALAAAQPALAQKQYGPGVTDTEIKIGQTMPYSGPASAYGIQGHVQTAYYAMINAKGGVNGRKINLISLDDAYSPPKTVEQTRKLVEQDEVLAIVGTVGTPTNSATQKYLNGKKVPQIFISTGAAKWDDPKTFPWTTQLYPPYQMEGMIFAKYLLKNKPDAKLGVFSQNDDAGKDYVKGLKEGLGDKAKTMIVKEVTYEVTDPTVDSQIVALKASGADTLFTMATPKFGAQAIRKVHELNWKPLNFVVSVASSIKGVLEPAGSEASTGLLTALAMKTPTDPRFENDADVKEFKEFLAKWFPKGDIADGSVVIGYISAYMTTKTLEACGDNLTRDNLLKQATNIKPTTAPLLLPGITISTRPDRYAPYTQMQIARFDGKSWVPEGEVFNTDTASR
- a CDS encoding ABC transporter ATP-binding protein, with product MLTVAGLTKSYRSGQDNVAVLRGVDFALAAGESVALTGESGSGKSTLLHLIAGLDQPDSGEIAYGDLTISRLADAGRAAFRRERLGLVFQQFNLIPSLTVADNLSFQSRLAGRHDAQWHAELIERLGLGALQKRYPEQLSGGQQQRVAIGRALAVKPVLLLADEPTGNLDEATADDVLALAADLVRRTGCGFLMVTHSERLAGMLDRRVHLHAGLIR